One Nitrospina watsonii DNA segment encodes these proteins:
- a CDS encoding DnaJ domain-containing protein produces MIQYYKILGVSSGSSLKEIKKAYKEQVKKWHPDRFPQADEATQKKAHDLFSAITEAYRKLVDLHTNREQGYYADDPFGGFQQPFNPDFGRSSEAPPPGMRTSTDIPGYYIQTFNNGDRYEGQFSNGMMHGMGHFVRANGDVYTGQFQYNQAHGNGKMTFANGDTYTGEFAQDAMNGRGTYIYANGDRYVGRFQNDMPHGEGVLVSDGQAYGGQWEYGQLRAE; encoded by the coding sequence ATGATACAGTACTACAAAATACTGGGGGTTTCCTCCGGCTCCAGCCTGAAGGAAATCAAGAAGGCGTATAAAGAGCAGGTCAAGAAGTGGCACCCGGACCGCTTTCCCCAGGCCGACGAAGCCACGCAGAAAAAAGCGCACGACCTGTTCTCCGCGATCACCGAAGCCTACCGGAAACTGGTCGATCTCCATACCAACCGCGAGCAGGGATATTACGCCGACGATCCCTTCGGCGGATTCCAGCAACCGTTCAATCCCGATTTCGGGCGCAGCAGCGAAGCCCCCCCTCCCGGGATGCGAACGTCCACGGACATTCCCGGTTACTACATCCAGACCTTCAACAACGGCGATCGGTACGAAGGCCAGTTCAGCAATGGCATGATGCATGGCATGGGGCATTTCGTGCGCGCCAACGGCGATGTGTACACGGGGCAATTCCAATACAACCAGGCCCACGGCAACGGCAAAATGACCTTCGCCAACGGCGATACCTACACCGGCGAGTTTGCGCAAGACGCCATGAACGGGCGCGGCACCTACATCTACGCCAACGGGGACCGCTACGTGGGCCGGTTCCAGAATGACATGCCCCACGGCGAGGGCGTGCTGGTCTCCGACGGCCAGGCCTACGGCGGCCAGTGGGAATACGGCCAACTGCGGGCAGAATGA
- the pssA gene encoding CDP-diacylglycerol--serine O-phosphatidyltransferase, translated as MIKPPEKLKKGIYILPSLFTTGNVFCGFFAMIAALNEQYFQGAVAIGLAIIFDILDGRVARLTKTTSAFGFEYDSLADVISFGMAPALLAYSWVLQPFGRLGWMAAFLFLLCGALRLARFNVTKPDSTSDQFIGLAIPAAAAMIASIIIAFEDLFATRLNPMIMVAVVYILAFLMVSNIRYPALKKFAFKKRVTFTRFVFVILFVYVVATIPKIAFFVLSLAYVLSGPTLWATALLRKTRSRENREASFHKE; from the coding sequence ATGATCAAACCGCCGGAAAAACTGAAGAAGGGCATTTATATTCTGCCCAGCCTGTTCACCACGGGGAATGTCTTCTGTGGGTTCTTCGCCATGATTGCGGCATTGAACGAACAGTATTTTCAGGGTGCGGTGGCCATCGGCCTGGCCATCATCTTCGACATCCTCGATGGACGCGTCGCGCGCCTGACCAAAACCACCAGCGCTTTTGGTTTCGAATACGACTCGCTGGCGGACGTGATCTCGTTCGGCATGGCCCCGGCCCTGTTGGCCTACAGCTGGGTGCTGCAACCCTTTGGACGCCTCGGCTGGATGGCGGCATTTCTGTTTCTCTTGTGCGGCGCGTTGCGTCTGGCCCGCTTCAACGTCACCAAGCCGGATTCCACGTCGGACCAGTTCATCGGCCTGGCCATTCCCGCCGCCGCCGCCATGATCGCCTCGATCATCATCGCCTTCGAAGACCTGTTCGCCACCCGCTTGAACCCCATGATCATGGTCGCCGTGGTGTACATACTGGCGTTTCTGATGGTGAGCAACATCCGCTACCCGGCTCTCAAGAAGTTTGCATTCAAAAAACGCGTGACGTTCACGCGTTTCGTGTTTGTGATCCTGTTCGTGTACGTGGTCGCAACGATTCCGAAAATTGCGTTTTTCGTGCTCAGTCTGGCTTACGTATTGTCCGGGCCCACTTTGTGGGCGACCGCACTCCTGCGTAAAACCCGTTCACGGGAAAACCGGGAGGCTTCGTTCCACAAGGAATGA
- a CDS encoding calcium/sodium antiporter, translating into MILDIILIVGGLVLLYYGGDLLIGGCLRIAQHYRVSPFVIGATVMGFGTSAPELAVSLLAVLEGSPEVAMGNVVGSNIANVGLVLGITALLVPVTIAKARFRLEALPLLIATFLLTWLAWDQVLVRWEGLLFLLGIGLYIARALQDKEESLLQFEDEMKWFRGKPVAFQFVLIVIGLALLVAGARGMVVGGVSIARTFGISEWFIGITIIAVGTSLPEIVSSTLSALRGHGEMALGNVFGSNIFNIFMVLGATASIDVLAIQEPIHADLIFTTALTCLLLVLISLKHQLGKVAGGVLLICYTSYIAAKGFNVF; encoded by the coding sequence ATGATTCTTGACATCATCCTGATCGTGGGAGGCTTGGTCCTCCTGTACTACGGCGGCGACCTGCTGATCGGCGGCTGCCTGCGCATCGCCCAGCATTACCGGGTCAGCCCCTTCGTCATCGGGGCCACGGTGATGGGATTCGGCACCTCGGCGCCGGAGTTGGCGGTCAGTTTGCTGGCAGTGCTGGAGGGCTCGCCGGAAGTCGCCATGGGCAACGTGGTGGGCAGCAACATTGCCAACGTCGGGCTGGTTCTCGGCATCACCGCCCTGTTGGTGCCGGTGACCATCGCCAAGGCCCGGTTTCGGCTGGAAGCCCTGCCGCTGCTCATCGCCACCTTCCTGTTGACGTGGCTGGCCTGGGATCAGGTGCTGGTGCGCTGGGAGGGGCTGCTGTTCCTGCTCGGCATCGGCCTCTATATCGCCCGCGCCTTGCAGGACAAAGAAGAGTCTCTGCTCCAGTTCGAAGACGAGATGAAGTGGTTCCGCGGCAAACCGGTCGCTTTTCAGTTTGTGTTGATCGTCATCGGGCTGGCGTTGCTGGTGGCGGGGGCGCGCGGCATGGTGGTGGGCGGTGTCAGCATTGCGCGGACGTTCGGCATCAGTGAATGGTTCATCGGCATCACCATCATCGCCGTCGGCACCAGTCTGCCGGAGATCGTCTCGTCCACCCTATCCGCGCTGCGCGGTCACGGCGAAATGGCGCTGGGCAACGTGTTCGGCAGCAACATCTTCAACATCTTCATGGTGCTGGGGGCGACCGCCTCCATCGACGTGTTGGCGATTCAGGAACCCATCCATGCCGACCTGATCTTCACCACCGCCCTCACCTGCCTGCTGCTCGTGCTGATCAGCCTGAAACATCAGTTGGGCAAAGTAGCGGGCGGGGTGCTGCTCATCTGCTATACGTCCTACATCGCGGCCAAGGGCTTCAACGTTTTTTAA
- the ilvC gene encoding ketol-acid reductoisomerase, giving the protein MSKIYYNKDADIKEIKKKTVAIIGYGSQGHAHARNLHDSGIKVVVGLRKESRFWDRAKKDGLKVMTVPEASKAADIIMILVPDDKQRALYENEILPHLKKGDAIAFGHGFNIHFGQVVPPDFVDVFMIAPKGPGHLVRRTFEQGAGVPCLMAIEQDVSKKAKKVALAYAKGIGGTRAGVLETSFREETETDLFGEQVVLCGGVTELIRAGFDTLVDAGYNPDLAYFECLHELKLIVDLVYEGGIGNMRYSISTTAAYGDVTRGPRIITEETRKEMKKILGEIQSGQFAKEFIVENQANRPVYNALLKKDANHMIEEVGERLRGMMPFVGKKLD; this is encoded by the coding sequence TTGTCGAAGATTTATTACAACAAAGATGCAGATATAAAAGAGATCAAAAAGAAAACCGTTGCCATCATCGGCTACGGCAGCCAGGGGCACGCGCATGCCCGCAACCTGCACGACAGTGGCATCAAGGTGGTCGTCGGACTGCGCAAGGAGAGCCGCTTCTGGGACCGCGCCAAAAAAGACGGATTGAAAGTGATGACCGTGCCGGAAGCATCCAAAGCCGCCGACATCATCATGATTCTGGTGCCGGACGATAAACAGCGGGCGCTTTACGAAAACGAGATCCTGCCGCACCTGAAAAAAGGCGACGCCATTGCTTTCGGTCACGGCTTCAACATTCACTTCGGGCAGGTGGTGCCGCCCGATTTCGTGGACGTGTTCATGATCGCGCCAAAGGGTCCCGGTCACCTGGTGCGCCGCACTTTCGAACAGGGTGCCGGGGTGCCGTGCCTCATGGCCATCGAGCAGGACGTTTCCAAGAAGGCCAAGAAGGTGGCGCTGGCCTACGCCAAGGGCATCGGCGGCACCCGCGCCGGCGTTCTGGAAACCAGCTTCCGCGAAGAAACCGAAACCGATCTGTTCGGCGAACAGGTGGTGTTGTGCGGCGGCGTGACGGAGCTCATCCGCGCCGGATTCGATACGCTGGTCGATGCCGGATACAATCCCGACCTCGCCTACTTCGAATGCCTGCACGAGTTGAAACTGATCGTCGATCTGGTTTACGAAGGCGGCATCGGCAACATGCGCTATTCCATCAGCACCACGGCAGCGTATGGCGACGTGACCCGCGGACCGCGCATCATCACCGAGGAAACGCGCAAAGAAATGAAAAAAATCCTCGGCGAAATCCAAAGCGGACAGTTCGCCAAGGAATTCATCGTGGAAAACCAGGCCAATCGCCCCGTGTACAATGCCTTGCTTAAGAAAGACGCAAACCATATGATAGAAGAAGTCGGTGAGCGCCTGCGCGGCATGATGCCCTTTGTCGGCAAGAAGCTGGACTGA
- the rph gene encoding ribonuclease PH, translating to MKRNDGRTPSQMRPVSIKKHFIKHAEGSVLITVGETKVICTASVEEKVPPFLRDKGQGWVTAEYSMLPRSTHTRSQREATRGKVGGRTMEIQRLIGRSLRTVVDLEKLGERTIWVDCDVIQADGGTRTASITGAFVAVCLALKHLQKNKLLDTIPIKDFVAATSVGMLDDQKLLDLDYSEDSTASVDFNVVKTGKGHFIEIQGTAERDPFSDKDMQDMLTLAGKGIRDLIDLQQKTIGKLD from the coding sequence ATGAAGCGAAACGACGGACGGACTCCCAGCCAGATGAGACCGGTCAGCATCAAGAAGCATTTCATCAAGCACGCCGAAGGATCCGTCCTCATCACCGTGGGGGAGACCAAAGTGATTTGCACCGCCAGCGTGGAGGAAAAAGTGCCGCCGTTTCTGCGGGATAAGGGACAGGGTTGGGTGACGGCCGAGTATTCCATGCTGCCGCGCTCCACCCACACGCGTTCCCAACGGGAAGCGACACGCGGCAAAGTAGGCGGTCGCACCATGGAAATCCAGCGGCTGATCGGGCGTTCCCTGCGCACCGTGGTCGATCTGGAAAAACTGGGAGAACGCACCATCTGGGTGGATTGCGACGTCATCCAGGCCGATGGCGGCACCCGCACCGCATCCATCACCGGCGCCTTCGTGGCGGTTTGCCTGGCGCTCAAGCACCTGCAGAAAAACAAGCTGCTCGACACCATCCCTATCAAGGATTTCGTCGCCGCCACCAGCGTCGGCATGCTGGATGACCAGAAGCTGCTGGACCTGGATTACAGCGAGGATTCCACGGCCAGCGTGGATTTCAATGTGGTCAAAACGGGCAAAGGGCATTTTATCGAAATTCAGGGAACGGCAGAGCGTGACCCCTTTTCCGATAAGGACATGCAGGACATGCTGACGCTTGCGGGCAAGGGCATCCGCGACCTGATCGACCTTCAGCAGAAGACCATCGGCAAGCTGGATTGA
- a CDS encoding phosphatidylserine decarboxylase family protein: MRIPIVADGFRFIIPLAVVTAVFAALSMHWGTLLFGLALLFCLNFFRDPERRIPQQDNVVVSPADGKVVEIAEDQDPLLKEPMMRVSIFLNVFNVHVNRVPVAGRVQAVRYNKGRFLNAASHKASAENEQNALLIDTGREQVLMKQIAGLIARRIVCWAKEGDTYGLGQRMGLIRFGSRTDLFLPKGSRIDVKVGDKVSGGSSIIGFLDPGNSS; this comes from the coding sequence ATGAGGATTCCTATCGTCGCGGACGGTTTCCGCTTTATCATCCCGCTGGCCGTGGTCACCGCCGTATTTGCAGCGTTGTCCATGCACTGGGGGACGCTGTTGTTCGGTCTGGCATTGCTGTTTTGCCTCAACTTTTTCCGCGACCCGGAGCGGAGGATTCCACAGCAGGACAACGTGGTGGTCTCGCCCGCAGACGGCAAGGTCGTGGAAATCGCCGAGGATCAGGACCCGCTGCTGAAAGAACCCATGATGCGGGTCAGCATTTTTTTGAATGTGTTCAACGTTCACGTCAACCGGGTGCCCGTTGCCGGGCGCGTGCAGGCGGTCCGCTACAACAAGGGCCGCTTTCTGAACGCGGCCAGCCACAAGGCCTCGGCGGAAAACGAACAGAACGCCTTGCTCATCGATACCGGTCGCGAACAGGTATTGATGAAACAGATCGCCGGGCTGATCGCGCGGCGCATCGTTTGCTGGGCCAAAGAAGGCGACACCTACGGACTGGGCCAACGCATGGGGTTGATCCGGTTCGGCTCCCGCACCGATTTGTTTCTGCCGAAGGGCAGCCGCATCGATGTGAAAGTCGGTGACAAAGTGAGTGGGGGAAGTTCCATCATCGGATTTCTCGATCCCGGAAACTCGTCATGA
- the ilvN gene encoding acetolactate synthase small subunit translates to MQHTISVLVNNKFGVLSRISGLFSGRGFNIESLNVAETNEPNISRMTIVTRGDDKKIEQITKQLNKLVDIIKVVDLTEESFIDREMLLLKMNAEPKNREEILRIVEIFRAKVVDVSSSTYTIEITGDEGKLRGFMELLRPLGIKEMVRSGRIALGRGMRSIN, encoded by the coding sequence ATGCAACATACCATCTCAGTCCTCGTTAACAACAAATTCGGAGTGCTTTCCCGGATCTCCGGTTTGTTCAGTGGTCGCGGCTTCAACATCGAAAGCCTGAACGTTGCCGAAACCAACGAGCCCAACATTTCCCGAATGACGATTGTCACGCGTGGCGACGATAAAAAGATCGAACAGATCACCAAACAGCTCAACAAACTGGTGGATATCATCAAAGTGGTGGACCTCACCGAGGAAAGCTTCATCGATCGGGAAATGCTGTTGCTCAAAATGAACGCCGAACCGAAAAACCGCGAAGAGATCTTGCGCATTGTGGAAATTTTTCGGGCCAAGGTGGTGGACGTCAGTTCCTCCACGTACACCATCGAAATCACCGGTGACGAGGGCAAACTGCGCGGCTTCATGGAATTGTTGCGTCCTTTGGGTATTAAAGAAATGGTGCGGTCCGGACGCATCGCCCTCGGCCGCGGAATGCGATCGATCAACTGA
- the accD gene encoding acetyl-CoA carboxylase, carboxyltransferase subunit beta — MSWFDKLPVVGRKLPKGVEAWVECRSCKEQIYQIDLMDNLRVCPKCDYHFRMTYSDRIQLLINPGTFEELDGNLTSGDPIRFKDKKRYKDRIKTLLKQRNSSDSVISGTGMLGDHPLELCVFDFEFLGGSMGSVVGEKLTRAIERAETNRSALVIVSCSGGARMQEGILSLMQMAKTSAALKSLSDARVPYISVLTDPTMGGVSASFAMLGDAILAEPGALIGFAGPRVIEQTIKQTLPEGFQRSEFLLEHGLIDQVVHRKDLKQRIADLLSLYKNIPIVPPRN, encoded by the coding sequence ATGTCCTGGTTTGACAAACTTCCCGTTGTTGGCAGAAAACTCCCGAAAGGCGTCGAGGCCTGGGTTGAGTGCAGGTCCTGCAAAGAGCAGATCTATCAGATCGACCTCATGGACAACCTGCGCGTCTGCCCAAAATGCGATTATCACTTTCGCATGACGTACTCGGACCGTATTCAACTGCTGATCAACCCGGGGACGTTCGAAGAATTGGACGGCAACCTGACTTCCGGCGACCCCATCCGCTTCAAGGACAAGAAACGTTACAAGGACCGCATCAAAACCCTGTTGAAGCAGCGAAACAGTTCCGACTCGGTGATCAGCGGCACCGGCATGCTGGGGGATCATCCCTTGGAGTTGTGCGTGTTCGATTTCGAATTCCTGGGCGGCAGCATGGGATCGGTGGTGGGCGAAAAGCTCACCCGCGCCATCGAACGCGCCGAAACCAATCGTTCGGCGCTGGTGATCGTCAGTTGTTCCGGCGGCGCCCGCATGCAGGAAGGCATTCTGTCGCTCATGCAAATGGCCAAAACCTCCGCGGCGCTGAAATCCCTGTCCGACGCCCGCGTGCCGTACATTTCCGTGTTGACGGACCCGACCATGGGCGGCGTGTCCGCCAGCTTCGCCATGCTGGGCGACGCCATTCTGGCCGAGCCGGGAGCCCTCATCGGCTTCGCCGGGCCGCGCGTTATCGAACAAACCATAAAACAAACCCTGCCGGAAGGCTTTCAACGCTCCGAATTTTTGCTCGAACACGGTTTGATCGACCAGGTCGTGCACCGCAAGGACCTCAAACAGCGCATTGCCGACCTCCTGTCCCTGTACAAAAACATCCCTATCGTCCCGCCCCGGAATTGA
- a CDS encoding bactofilin family protein, giving the protein MDSFIQKGVTLKGVLRARGVILVEGRVEGQVFATDHLIVGESGNVLGNIEAGHLTNRGSIQGDVVAGNKVVLVEKSHLTGDITAFQLVVEEGSNFDGRCKMLSKPTYQSKPHVPEPAAKEPVPPAKNGAAVQTMPSDKTSAEKVSRDQDKADASTGSGVGNFFRQLFSG; this is encoded by the coding sequence ATGGATTCATTCATCCAAAAGGGAGTCACCCTGAAGGGCGTGTTGCGCGCCAGGGGAGTGATTTTGGTGGAGGGCCGCGTGGAGGGGCAGGTGTTTGCCACCGATCATCTCATTGTCGGTGAGTCGGGCAATGTCCTCGGCAATATCGAGGCCGGGCACCTGACCAACCGGGGCTCCATTCAAGGCGATGTCGTGGCCGGCAATAAGGTGGTTCTGGTTGAAAAAAGCCATCTGACGGGAGACATCACGGCCTTCCAGCTGGTTGTGGAAGAAGGGTCCAATTTCGACGGGCGCTGCAAAATGCTGTCGAAACCCACCTACCAGTCCAAGCCGCACGTGCCGGAACCCGCTGCGAAGGAGCCGGTGCCGCCTGCAAAAAATGGCGCGGCGGTCCAAACCATGCCGTCCGACAAGACTTCCGCCGAGAAGGTTTCCAGGGATCAAGACAAGGCCGATGCTTCCACGGGCTCGGGTGTCGGCAACTTCTTCCGGCAGTTGTTTTCCGGCTGA